A genomic segment from Nicotiana tabacum cultivar K326 chromosome 9, ASM71507v2, whole genome shotgun sequence encodes:
- the LOC107787682 gene encoding J domain-containing protein spf31-like, with translation MGDNSATTTAPSPAKTAAVEDALLKQFFAEVSEVERDNEVNRILSCFKLNPFDYLNLPFDSSIDEVKKQYRKLSLLVHPDKCKHPQAKEAFGALAKAQQLLLDPQERDYILNQVNAAKEELRAKRKKQLKKDTASKLKSLVTEGKFDQEHEQSEEFQHQLKLKVKEILTEQEWRRRKMAMRISEEEGRLKKDEEETKEMWKRKREHEEQWEGTREKRVSSWRDFMKGGKKVKKGEIRPPKLKTEDPNKSYVQRPVKRG, from the exons ATGGGAGACAACAGCGCTACGACCACCGCACCTTCGCCGGCGAAAACCGCCGCGGTGGAAGATGCTCTTCTCAAGCAATTCTTCGCTGAGGTCAGTGAAGTTGAACGCGATAACGAAGTTAACAG GATCCTTTCATGCTTCAAGTTGAATCCGTTTGACTACCTTAACCTGCCATTTGATTCATCCATTGATGAAGTCAAAAAGCAATATCGTAAG TTATCTTTGCTTGTTCACCCTGACAAGTGCAAGCATCCACAAGCAAAGGAGGCATTTGGCG CTTTAGCAAAAGCCCAGCAGTTATTACTCGATCCCCAGGAGAGGGATTATATTCTGAACCAGGTTAATGCAGCAAAAG AAGAGCTGAGAGCAAAGCGGAAGAAGCAGCTTAAGAAAGATACTGCTAGCAAACTGAAATCATTAGTGACTGAG GGAAAATTCGACCAAGAACATGAGCAATCAGAAGAATTCCAGCATCAGCTGAAGTTGAAGGTTAAAGAAATATTGACAGAACAAGAATGGAGGAGAAGAAAAATGGCAATGAGG ATATCTGAAGAGGAAGGTCGCTTGAAGAAAGAtgaggaagaaacaaaagaaatgtGGAAAAGGAAGCGCGAGCACGAGGAGCAGTGGGAAGGAACTAGAGAAAAGAGG GTGTCCAGTTGGAGAGATTTCATGAAGGGAGGAAAGAAG GTTAAGAAAGGAGAAATTCGGCCTCCGAAGTTGAAAACAGAAGATCCCAATAAATCTTATGTTCAAAGACCTGTGAAACGAGGGTAA